In the genome of Globicephala melas chromosome 3, mGloMel1.2, whole genome shotgun sequence, one region contains:
- the PDE4A gene encoding 3',5'-cyclic-AMP phosphodiesterase 4A isoform X5: MPLVDFFCETCSKPWLVGWWDQFKRMLNRELTHLSEMSRSGNQVSEYISTTFLDKQNEVEIPSPAMKDREKQQVPRQRPSQQPPPPGPQFQPMSQITGVKKVVHSSSLNDSSIPRFGVNTDQEELLAQELENLNKWGLNIFCVSDYAGGRSLSCIMYTIFQERDLLKKFRIPVDTMVTYMLTLEDHYHPDVAYHNSLHAADVLQSTHVLLATPALDAVFTDLEILAALFAASIHDVDHPGVSNQFLINTNSELALMYNDESVLENHHLAVGFKLLQEDNCDIFQNLSKRQRQSLRKMVIDMVLATDMSKHMTLLADLKTMVETKKVTSSGVLLLDNYADRIQVLRNMVHCADLSNPTKPLELYRQWTDRIMAEFFQQGDRERERGMEISPMCDKHTASVEKSQVGFIDYIVHPLWETWADLVHPDAQEILDTLEDNRDWYYSAIRQSPSPPPEEEPGGPGHPPPPDKFQFELTLEEEEEEEVSTAPGATEVQELSTAQDVFPAEEPLEVDGQDQSTEVEVEEMYLTQQADSADSVAEGQDASTPPGASVGCSSPPALSPESLPLPVLRTPPPPEEDPGLLGLPSTAAEVGAQKEDQAAKRACCACTGTSGEDPSTLPAPGGWGAAGGPT, from the exons TTCAAGAGGATGCTAAACCGTGAACTCACACACCTGTCAGAGATGAGCAGGTCAGGAAACCAGGTCTCTGAGTACATCTCCACCACATTCCTAG ACAAGCAGAATGAAGTGGAGATCCCATCACCCGCAATGAAGGATCGAGAAAAACAGCAAGTCCCACGGCAGAGACCTTCCCAGCAGCCTCCGCCCCCTGGGCCACAGTTCCAGCCCATGTCTCAGATCACCGGGGTGAAGAAGGTGGTGCATAGTAGCAGCCTGAACGATTCCAGCATCCCCCGCTTTGGGGTGAACACCGATCAAGAGGAACTCCTGGCCCAA GAATTGGAAAATCTGAACAAGTGGGGCCTGAACATCTTTTGCGTGTCGGATTATGCGGGGGGCCGTTCCCTCAGCTGCATCATGTACACGATATTCCAG GAGCGGGACCTGCTGAAGAAGTTCCGCATCCCGGTGGACACGATGGTTACATACATGCTGACCCTGGAGGACCACTACCACCCCGATGTGGCCTACCACAACAGCCTGCACGCGGCTGACGTGCTGCAGTCCACCCACGTGCTGCTGGCCACACCTGCACTGGAT gccGTATTCACGGACCTGGAGATTCTCGCCGCCCTCTTCGCAGCTTCCATCCATGATGTGGACCACCCTGGGGTCTCCAACCAGTTCCTCATCAACACCA ATTCTGAACTGGCGCTCATGTACAATGACGAGTCGGTGCTGGAGAACCACCACCTGGCCGTGGgcttcaagctgctgcaggaAGACAACTGCGACATTTTCCAGAACCTCAGCAAGCGCCAGCGGCAAAGCCTGCGCAAGATGGTCATCGACATG GTGCTGGCCACGGACATGTCCAAGCACATGACCCTCCTGGCTGACCTGAAGACCATGGTGGAGACCAAGAAAGTGACCAGCTCGGGGGTCCTCTTGCTGGATAACTATGCCGACCGCATCCAg GTCCTACGGAACATGGTGCACTGTGCAGATCTCAGCAACCCCACCAAGCCGCTGGAGCTGTACCGCCAGTGGACCGACCGCATCATGGCCGAGTTCTTCCAGCAGGGCGACCGTGAACGCGAGCGTGGCATGGAGATCAGCCCCATGTGCGACAAGCACACGGCCTCGGTGGAGAAGTCTCAG gTGGGTTTCATCGACTACATTGTGCACCCGCTGTGGGAGACGTGGGCCGACTTGGTTCACCCAGATGCCCAAGAGATCCTGGACACTTTGGAGGACAACCGGGACTGGTACTACAGCGCCATTCGGCAGAGCCCATCGCCACCACCCGAGGAGGAGCCCGGGGGACCAGGCCACCCCCCTCCACCGGATAAGTTCCAGTTTGAGCTGAcgctggaggaggaagaagaggaggaggtgtCCACTGCCCCAGGTGCAACTGAAGTGCAGGAATTGTCCACCGCCCAGGACGTGTTCCCAGCTGAGGAACCGTTGGAGGTCGATGGCCAGGACCAGTCTACAGAGGTGGAGGTAGAGGAAATGTACTTGACACAGCAAGCAGACTCAGCAGATAGTGTGGCTGAGGGTCAGGACGCGTCCACGCCCCCAGGTGCATCTGTAGGCTGCAGCAGCCCCCCTGCCCTGTCTCCCGAGAGCCTCCCTCTGCCTGTCTTGAGGACCCCGCCCCCTCCAGAGGAGGACCCGGGCCTTCTGGGCCTCCCCTCCACGGCGGCCGAGGTGGGGGCCCAAAAAGAGGATCAGGCTGCCAAAAGGGCGTGCTGCGCCTGCACAGGAACATCGGGCGAGGATCCATCCACACTCCCAGCTcctggagggtggggggcagccGGAGGCCCTACCTGA